The Azospirillum brasilense genome window below encodes:
- a CDS encoding YciI family protein: protein MLYMFHCTDKAGAAQVRADNRPAHLAYLEAHADRLFAAGPLLSDDGQGMAGSLLIVECADEAAAKDFAANDPYAQAGLFESVEIRAWRRVYPKS, encoded by the coding sequence ATGCTGTACATGTTCCATTGCACCGACAAGGCCGGCGCCGCCCAGGTGCGGGCCGACAACCGCCCGGCCCATCTGGCCTATCTGGAGGCGCACGCCGACCGTCTGTTCGCCGCCGGCCCGCTGCTGTCCGATGACGGCCAGGGCATGGCTGGCAGCCTGCTGATCGTGGAGTGCGCCGACGAGGCCGCCGCGAAGGACTTCGCCGCCAACGACCCCTACGCCCAGGCCGGGCTGTTCGAGAGCGTGGAGATCCGGGCGTGGCGCCGGGTCTACCCGAAGTCCTGA
- a CDS encoding EVE domain-containing protein, giving the protein MARWLLKSEPFKYSWERMVADGTTHWDGVRNHQASNNLKAMKVGDRAFFYHSNEGLEVVGVVEIAREYYPDPSDEAGRFGMVDVRALLPVKTPVTLKTMKADPLLQGMALVKQSRLSVCPVSDAEWAHVCALAGIEA; this is encoded by the coding sequence ATGGCCCGCTGGCTTCTGAAGTCGGAGCCCTTCAAATATTCGTGGGAGCGCATGGTCGCCGACGGCACCACCCATTGGGACGGCGTGCGCAACCATCAGGCGTCGAACAACCTGAAGGCCATGAAGGTCGGCGACCGCGCCTTCTTCTACCACTCGAACGAGGGGCTGGAGGTGGTCGGCGTCGTCGAGATCGCGCGGGAATACTACCCGGACCCGAGCGACGAGGCGGGCCGTTTCGGCATGGTCGACGTGCGGGCGCTGCTGCCCGTGAAGACGCCGGTCACGCTGAAGACGATGAAGGCCGACCCGCTGCTTCAGGGCATGGCCCTGGTCAAGCAGTCGCGCCTGTCGGTCTGCCCGGTGTCGGACGCCGAATGGGCGCATGTCTGCGCGCTGGCCGGGATCGAGGCGTGA
- the acs gene encoding acetate--CoA ligase: MSDNSFFPVKPEIAKTAYVDEAAYTRLYEQSINDPEAFWGEQGKRIDWIKPYSKVKDVSYTGDVHIKWFYDGTLNVSANCVDRHLATRGDQTAIIFEGDDPGVSKHITYKELHEQVCRLANVLKKNGVKKGDRVTIYLPMIPEAAYAMLACARVGAIHSIVFGGFSPDSLKDRIVDCDSHFVITSDEGLRGGRKVPLKANADKAVAAAPGVKHVLVVKHTGGNVAWTEGRDLWYHEEIASVSADCPPEEMSAEDPLFILYTSGSTGKPKGVLHTTGGYLVYASMTHQYVFDYKDGEVYWCTADVGWVTGHSYIVYGPLANGATTLMFEGVPTYPDISRFWQVVDKHKVNIFYTAPTAIRSLMREGEAPVKKTSRSSLRILGSVGEPINPEAWLWYYNVVGEGRCPIVDTWWQTETGGILITPLPGAIGQKPGSATKPFFGVKPVVVDNDGKELEGETEGNLCIADSWPGQMRTVFGDHERFVQTYFSTFAGYYFTGDGCRRDADGYYWITGRVDDVINVSGHRMGTAEVESALVAHPKVAEAAVVGYPHDLKGQGIYAYVTLNAGESPTEELRKELVAWVRKEIGPIASPDLIQWSPGLPKTRSGKIMRRILRKIAANEHDSLGDTSTLADPTVVTDLIENRMNNA, translated from the coding sequence ATGTCCGACAATTCGTTTTTTCCTGTTAAGCCGGAAATCGCCAAGACCGCTTACGTGGACGAAGCCGCCTACACCCGCCTGTACGAGCAATCGATCAACGATCCGGAAGCCTTCTGGGGTGAGCAGGGCAAGCGCATCGACTGGATCAAGCCCTACAGCAAGGTGAAGGACGTCAGCTACACCGGCGACGTCCACATCAAGTGGTTCTACGACGGCACGCTGAACGTCTCCGCCAACTGCGTCGACCGCCACCTCGCGACGCGCGGCGACCAGACCGCCATCATCTTCGAAGGCGACGATCCGGGCGTTTCCAAGCACATCACCTACAAGGAACTGCACGAGCAGGTCTGCCGCCTCGCCAACGTCCTGAAGAAGAACGGCGTCAAGAAGGGCGACCGCGTCACCATCTACCTGCCGATGATCCCCGAGGCCGCCTACGCCATGCTGGCCTGCGCGCGCGTCGGCGCCATCCACTCCATCGTGTTCGGCGGCTTCTCGCCGGACAGCCTGAAGGACCGCATCGTCGACTGCGACAGCCACTTCGTCATCACCTCCGACGAGGGTCTGCGCGGCGGCCGCAAGGTTCCGCTGAAGGCGAACGCCGACAAGGCCGTCGCCGCGGCGCCGGGCGTCAAGCATGTGCTGGTCGTCAAGCACACCGGCGGCAACGTCGCCTGGACCGAGGGGCGCGACCTCTGGTACCACGAGGAGATCGCGTCGGTCTCCGCCGACTGTCCGCCGGAGGAGATGAGCGCGGAGGACCCGCTGTTCATCCTCTACACCTCGGGTTCGACCGGCAAGCCGAAGGGCGTGCTGCACACCACCGGCGGCTATCTCGTCTACGCGTCGATGACCCACCAGTACGTCTTCGACTACAAGGACGGCGAGGTCTACTGGTGCACGGCCGACGTGGGCTGGGTCACCGGCCACAGCTACATCGTCTACGGCCCGCTGGCCAACGGCGCGACCACGCTGATGTTCGAAGGCGTGCCGACCTATCCGGACATCTCCCGCTTCTGGCAGGTGGTGGACAAGCACAAGGTCAACATCTTCTACACCGCCCCGACCGCCATCCGTTCGCTGATGCGCGAGGGTGAGGCTCCGGTGAAGAAGACCTCCCGCTCCTCGCTGCGCATCCTGGGGTCGGTGGGCGAGCCGATCAACCCGGAAGCCTGGCTGTGGTACTACAACGTGGTCGGCGAGGGCCGTTGCCCGATCGTCGACACGTGGTGGCAGACCGAGACCGGCGGCATCCTGATCACCCCGCTGCCGGGCGCCATCGGCCAGAAGCCGGGTTCGGCGACCAAGCCCTTCTTCGGCGTCAAGCCGGTCGTCGTGGACAACGACGGCAAGGAGCTGGAAGGCGAGACGGAAGGCAACCTGTGCATCGCCGACAGCTGGCCGGGCCAGATGCGCACGGTGTTCGGTGACCACGAGCGCTTCGTCCAGACCTACTTCTCGACCTTCGCGGGCTACTACTTCACCGGTGACGGCTGCCGCCGCGACGCGGACGGCTATTACTGGATCACCGGCCGCGTGGACGACGTGATCAACGTGTCCGGCCACCGCATGGGCACGGCGGAAGTGGAAAGCGCGCTGGTCGCCCATCCGAAGGTCGCCGAGGCCGCCGTCGTCGGCTACCCGCACGACCTCAAGGGCCAGGGCATCTACGCCTACGTCACGCTCAACGCCGGGGAAAGCCCGACCGAGGAGCTGCGCAAGGAGCTGGTGGCCTGGGTGCGCAAGGAGATCGGCCCGATCGCCTCGCCGGACCTGATCCAGTGGTCGCCGGGCCTGCCGAAGACCCGTTCGGGCAAGATCATGCGCCGCATCCTGCGCAAGATCGCCGCGAACGAGCACGACAGCCTGGGCGACACCTCGACGCTGGCCGATCCGACCGTCGTGACCGACCTGATCGAGAACCGCATGAACAACGCCTGA
- a CDS encoding thermonuclease family protein encodes MGSPKSITPCPRRTAGLWLALLSTLLVPLLAGTVQAAPPALPGPIPAEVLEVLDGDTLLVRATIWLGQVVETHVRVDGLDAPEMRARCPRERELAETARDHARRLIGAAPVRLLDIQPDKYGGRVRARVLTIGGDDLSAALIEAGLARPYHGERRQPWCDGTGMG; translated from the coding sequence ATGGGATCGCCCAAGTCCATCACCCCATGCCCGCGCCGCACCGCCGGGCTGTGGCTGGCGCTTCTCTCCACACTGCTGGTCCCGCTGCTGGCCGGCACCGTCCAGGCCGCTCCGCCCGCCCTGCCCGGCCCGATCCCGGCGGAGGTGCTGGAGGTTCTGGACGGCGACACGCTGCTGGTGCGCGCCACCATCTGGCTGGGTCAGGTGGTGGAAACCCATGTCCGGGTGGACGGGCTGGACGCGCCGGAGATGCGCGCCCGCTGCCCCCGCGAGCGGGAACTGGCGGAGACCGCCCGCGACCACGCGCGCCGTCTGATCGGGGCCGCCCCGGTGCGGCTGCTCGACATCCAGCCCGACAAATACGGCGGGCGGGTGCGCGCCCGCGTGCTGACGATCGGGGGTGACGACCTGTCGGCCGCGCTGATCGAGGCGGGGCTCGCCCGCCCCTATCACGGCGAACGGCGCCAGCCCTGGTGCGACGGGACGGGCATGGGCTAA
- a CDS encoding DUF1674 domain-containing protein — protein MTETKTTSPAPQDAAKPDAAKPDADTTPESGAKGPEQMPGEIGGPQGPEPTRFGDWEFKGRCSDF, from the coding sequence ATGACCGAGACGAAGACCACCAGCCCGGCACCGCAGGACGCTGCAAAGCCCGACGCCGCGAAGCCCGACGCCGACACAACCCCCGAATCCGGCGCCAAGGGTCCCGAGCAGATGCCCGGCGAGATCGGCGGACCGCAGGGGCCGGAGCCGACCCGCTTCGGCGATTGGGAGTTCAAGGGCCGCTGCTCGGACTTCTAA
- the htpX gene encoding zinc metalloprotease HtpX, with translation MTSYVKTTILLAGLTALFMGIGYLIGGKGGMMIAFVMALGMNLFSYWNSGDMVLSMYGAREVDAYTAPEYYGIVQQLAERAGLPMPRVYIMENDQPNAFATGRNPENAAVAATTGLLRLLSPEEIAGVMAHELAHVKNRDTLIMTITATIAGAISMLANFGMFFGASQSNSQNGQGGNPLGLIGGILIAILAPFAAMIVQMAISRTREYEADRIGAEICGRPLWLADALTRIHNYAHQIPNYAAESNPATAHLFIANPLHGRSLDSLFSTHPNMEERVRRLRGMAGPSFMPRSPWG, from the coding sequence ATGACCAGCTATGTGAAGACCACCATCCTCCTCGCCGGCCTGACCGCCCTGTTCATGGGCATCGGCTATCTGATCGGCGGCAAGGGCGGCATGATGATCGCCTTCGTCATGGCGCTGGGCATGAACCTGTTCAGCTACTGGAACTCCGGCGACATGGTGCTGTCCATGTACGGCGCGCGGGAGGTCGACGCCTACACCGCCCCCGAATATTACGGCATCGTCCAGCAACTGGCCGAGCGCGCCGGCCTGCCGATGCCGCGCGTCTACATCATGGAGAACGACCAGCCCAACGCCTTCGCCACCGGACGCAACCCGGAGAACGCCGCGGTCGCCGCCACCACCGGCCTGCTGCGCCTGCTGAGCCCGGAGGAGATCGCCGGCGTCATGGCGCATGAGCTGGCTCATGTGAAGAACCGCGACACGCTGATCATGACGATCACCGCGACCATCGCCGGCGCCATCTCCATGCTCGCCAACTTCGGCATGTTCTTCGGCGCGTCGCAGAGCAACAGCCAGAACGGGCAGGGCGGCAACCCGCTGGGGCTGATCGGCGGCATCCTGATCGCCATCCTGGCCCCCTTCGCCGCGATGATCGTCCAGATGGCGATCAGCCGCACCCGCGAGTACGAGGCCGACCGCATCGGCGCGGAGATCTGCGGGCGCCCGCTGTGGCTGGCCGACGCGCTGACCCGCATCCACAACTACGCCCACCAGATCCCGAACTACGCGGCGGAATCCAACCCGGCCACGGCGCACCTGTTCATCGCCAACCCGCTGCACGGGCGCAGCCTGGACAGCCTGTTCTCCACCCATCCGAACATGGAGGAACGGGTCCGCCGCCTGCGCGGCATGGCCGGCCCCTCCTTCATGCCGCGCAGCCCCTGGGGGTGA
- a CDS encoding exopolyphosphatase gives MSDVTKYRLVTRSDFDGLVCAVLLKELGILDEIKFVHPKDMQDGKVEISDRDITTNLPYVPGVHLAFDHHLSETIRVGKRDNHIIEADAPSAARVVYNYYGGKERFPTISDAMMAAVDQADSAQYGIEDILKPQGWALLNFIMDARTGLGRFRDFRISNYQLMMELIDYCRSHGIDEILALPDVKERVDLYTEHEAKFSDQLARCSTIRGNVVVVDLRREETIYAGNRFMIYAMYPEANVSIHVLWGLKQQNTVLACGKSIINRSSRTNIGPLMLEYGGGGHEAAGTCQVDNDKAETVLEEIVGRMRADG, from the coding sequence ATGTCCGACGTCACGAAATACCGCCTCGTCACCCGGTCCGACTTCGACGGGCTGGTCTGCGCCGTGCTCCTGAAGGAGCTGGGCATCCTCGACGAGATCAAGTTCGTGCATCCCAAGGACATGCAGGACGGCAAGGTCGAGATTTCCGACCGCGACATCACCACCAATCTGCCCTATGTGCCCGGCGTCCATCTCGCCTTCGATCACCATCTGTCGGAGACGATCCGCGTCGGCAAGCGCGACAACCACATCATCGAGGCCGATGCCCCCTCCGCCGCCCGCGTCGTCTACAATTACTACGGCGGCAAGGAGCGCTTCCCGACCATCTCCGACGCGATGATGGCCGCGGTCGATCAGGCCGACTCCGCCCAATACGGCATCGAGGACATCCTGAAGCCGCAGGGCTGGGCCCTGCTGAACTTCATCATGGACGCGCGCACCGGCCTCGGCCGCTTCCGCGATTTCCGCATCTCCAACTATCAGCTCATGATGGAGCTGATCGACTATTGCCGCAGCCATGGCATCGACGAGATCCTCGCCCTGCCCGACGTGAAGGAGCGGGTGGACCTCTACACCGAGCACGAGGCGAAGTTCTCCGACCAGCTCGCCCGCTGCAGCACGATCCGCGGCAACGTCGTGGTCGTCGACCTGCGGCGCGAAGAGACCATCTACGCCGGCAACCGCTTCATGATCTACGCGATGTACCCGGAAGCGAACGTGTCGATCCACGTGCTGTGGGGGCTGAAGCAGCAGAACACGGTGCTGGCCTGCGGCAAGTCGATCATCAACCGCAGCTCCAGGACCAACATCGGTCCGCTGATGCTGGAGTACGGCGGCGGCGGGCACGAGGCGGCGGGCACCTGTCAGGTGGACAACGACAAGGCCGAAACGGTGCTGGAGGAGATCGTCGGACGCATGCGCGCCGACGGCTGA
- a CDS encoding RsmB/NOP family class I SAM-dependent RNA methyltransferase, whose product MSDASLAARSAALDLLRDVLRKSIPFDDAFDAHPELRALDPRDRGFVRLLTATVLRRLGQIDALIQGSLAKPGLPKATVHDILRLGAAQLVFLGTPAHAAVDTAVELAAAKGAEPYKGLINAVLRRIGREGVELAAQQDAGRLNTPDWLWLAWRQAYGIGRTRGIVEAHLHEAPLDITVKTDPAAWAERLEARLLPTGTLRRAAGGNLTELPGFAEGAWWVQDLAASLPAKLFGDLAGKRVYDLCAAPGGKTAQLVAQGAQVTAVDRSAKRLERVRENLARLNLSAEVLATDAATWTPDQPADAVLLDAPCSATGAIRRHPDILRVKTPEDIGKLAKAQSRLLAHAVDLVKPGGTLVYCTCSIQPEEGEAQIDRILARDKRVERLPITPVDLGGGHAGDGNLAELINERGEVRSLPGMLGDLGGIDGFFVARLRRLHD is encoded by the coding sequence ATGTCCGACGCCTCCCTTGCCGCGCGCTCCGCCGCGCTCGACCTTCTGCGCGATGTGCTGCGCAAGTCTATCCCCTTCGATGACGCGTTCGACGCGCATCCGGAGTTGCGCGCGCTCGACCCGCGCGACCGCGGCTTCGTGCGGCTGCTGACCGCCACGGTGCTGCGCCGGCTCGGCCAGATCGACGCGCTGATCCAGGGGAGCCTCGCCAAGCCGGGCCTGCCCAAGGCCACCGTGCACGACATCCTGCGGCTGGGCGCGGCCCAGCTCGTCTTCCTCGGCACGCCCGCCCACGCCGCCGTCGACACGGCGGTGGAGCTGGCCGCGGCCAAGGGGGCCGAACCCTACAAGGGCCTGATCAACGCCGTCCTGCGCCGCATCGGCCGCGAGGGGGTGGAGCTGGCCGCCCAGCAGGACGCCGGGCGCCTGAACACGCCGGACTGGCTGTGGCTGGCCTGGCGGCAGGCCTATGGCATCGGCCGCACCCGCGGCATCGTCGAGGCGCACCTGCACGAGGCGCCGCTGGACATCACCGTCAAGACCGACCCCGCGGCCTGGGCCGAGCGACTGGAGGCCCGGCTGCTGCCCACCGGCACGCTGCGCCGCGCCGCCGGCGGCAACCTGACGGAGCTTCCGGGCTTCGCCGAGGGCGCCTGGTGGGTGCAGGACCTCGCCGCCTCGCTGCCGGCCAAGCTGTTCGGCGATCTGGCGGGCAAGCGCGTCTACGACCTGTGCGCGGCGCCCGGCGGCAAGACCGCGCAACTCGTCGCGCAGGGCGCGCAGGTGACGGCGGTCGACCGCTCCGCCAAGCGGCTGGAGCGGGTACGGGAGAATCTGGCCCGCCTCAATCTGTCGGCGGAGGTGCTGGCGACCGACGCCGCCACCTGGACCCCCGACCAGCCGGCCGACGCGGTGCTGCTCGACGCCCCCTGCTCGGCCACCGGGGCGATCCGCCGCCATCCCGACATCCTGCGCGTCAAGACGCCGGAGGACATCGGCAAGCTGGCCAAGGCGCAGAGCCGCCTGCTGGCCCACGCCGTCGATCTGGTGAAGCCGGGCGGCACGCTGGTCTACTGCACCTGCTCCATCCAGCCGGAGGAGGGCGAGGCGCAGATCGACCGCATCCTGGCCCGCGACAAGCGGGTCGAGCGCCTGCCCATCACACCGGTTGATCTGGGTGGCGGCCATGCGGGGGATGGCAATTTGGCCGAGTTGATCAACGAGCGCGGTGAGGTACGATCCCTGCCGGGCATGCTCGGGGACCTCGGCGGCATCGACGGGTTCTTCGTGGCACGGCTGCGACGGTTGCACGATTAG
- a CDS encoding heparinase II/III family protein, which produces MGRLRDGVAQIAFGNPIYKLTLGGRAPTALSAVPPDPWPGDAGDGSAILAGVFRFGGQAAAADAHGAPNWRAGSAVWQDALHGFEWLRDLRAVGGDTARRRARALVLSWLDNNGSWNAQTWAPEVLGARIAAWIGLHDFYCASADDEFRAAVFDSLARQVKHLTRVVPGALDGKALVTAAKGLVYGGFCLPEHERIGQDALKLLERELPRQILPDGGHIERCPSVQLRILRDLIDMRSVLRTARADVPEALQHAIDRMTPALRFFRHGDGGLALFNGGREEDAALVDTVLAQADARGRPLKSAPHTGFERLIAGRTMVLMDTGVPPVTGLDATAHAGTLSLEMSVGKERLIVNCGAHPVKTGPWRAALAGTAAHSTVVLAETNSSEVIEAGGLGRRPSHVGCERQENDGAVLVVATHNGYSRNFGYLHRRRVYLAENGEDLRGEDMLEPVIGATPEPRPFTIRFHLHPAVQASLVQGGQVQLKLPSGAAWRLRASGATLELEESIYLGSGDEPRRTTQIAVSGHTGPAIKTVKWALRRERKGG; this is translated from the coding sequence ATGGGCCGCTTGCGGGACGGCGTCGCGCAGATCGCCTTCGGCAACCCGATCTACAAGCTGACCTTGGGCGGCCGCGCGCCGACCGCCCTGTCCGCCGTGCCGCCGGACCCCTGGCCGGGCGACGCCGGGGACGGTTCGGCGATCCTGGCCGGCGTCTTCCGCTTCGGCGGGCAGGCCGCGGCGGCCGACGCCCACGGCGCGCCGAACTGGCGGGCCGGCAGCGCCGTCTGGCAGGACGCCCTGCACGGCTTCGAATGGCTGCGCGACCTGCGCGCGGTCGGCGGCGACACGGCGCGGCGGCGCGCCCGCGCGCTGGTGCTGTCCTGGCTGGACAACAACGGAAGCTGGAACGCCCAGACCTGGGCGCCGGAGGTGCTGGGCGCCCGCATTGCCGCCTGGATCGGCCTGCACGACTTCTACTGCGCCTCCGCCGACGACGAGTTCCGCGCCGCGGTCTTCGACAGCCTCGCCCGGCAGGTCAAGCATCTGACCCGCGTCGTGCCCGGAGCGCTGGACGGCAAGGCGCTGGTCACCGCGGCCAAGGGCCTCGTCTATGGCGGCTTCTGCCTGCCGGAGCATGAGCGGATCGGCCAGGACGCGCTGAAGCTGCTGGAGCGCGAGCTGCCGCGCCAGATCCTGCCGGACGGCGGCCATATCGAGCGCTGCCCCTCGGTGCAGCTGCGCATCTTGCGCGACCTGATCGACATGCGGTCGGTCCTGCGCACCGCCCGCGCCGATGTGCCGGAGGCGCTGCAGCACGCCATCGACCGCATGACCCCGGCCCTGCGCTTCTTCCGCCACGGCGACGGTGGCCTCGCCCTGTTCAACGGCGGGCGGGAGGAGGACGCGGCGCTGGTCGACACGGTGCTGGCCCAGGCCGACGCCCGCGGGCGCCCGCTGAAGAGCGCGCCGCACACCGGCTTCGAGCGGCTGATCGCCGGGCGCACCATGGTGCTGATGGACACCGGCGTTCCGCCGGTCACCGGACTGGACGCCACCGCCCACGCCGGCACCCTGTCGCTGGAGATGTCGGTCGGCAAGGAGCGGCTGATCGTCAATTGCGGCGCCCATCCGGTGAAGACCGGCCCCTGGCGCGCCGCGCTGGCCGGCACCGCCGCCCATTCCACCGTCGTGCTGGCCGAGACCAACTCGTCGGAGGTGATCGAGGCGGGCGGGCTGGGCCGCCGCCCCTCCCATGTCGGCTGCGAGCGGCAGGAGAACGACGGGGCGGTGCTGGTCGTCGCCACCCACAACGGCTACAGCCGCAACTTCGGCTATCTGCACCGCCGCCGCGTCTATCTGGCGGAGAACGGCGAGGACCTGCGCGGCGAGGACATGCTGGAGCCGGTGATCGGCGCCACGCCGGAGCCGCGGCCCTTCACCATCCGCTTCCACCTGCACCCCGCGGTCCAGGCGAGCCTCGTCCAGGGCGGGCAGGTCCAGCTGAAGCTGCCGAGCGGGGCCGCCTGGCGGCTTCGCGCGTCGGGCGCCACGCTGGAGCTGGAGGAGAGCATTTATCTGGGCAGCGGCGACGAGCCGCGGCGGACCACCCAGATCGCCGTCTCCGGACATACCGGTCCCGCCATCAAGACGGTGAAATGGGCCTTGCGCCGCGAGCGCAAGGGGGGGTAA
- the purH gene encoding bifunctional phosphoribosylaminoimidazolecarboxamide formyltransferase/IMP cyclohydrolase, with the protein MSPPNVAHSPAPDLVRITRALISVSDKTGLVALGQALAAKGVEILSTGGSAQRLAEAGIPVKEVSDHTGFPEIMDGRVKTLHPRVHGGILARRDIHAEAMTTHDIPPIDLVVVNLYPFEATVSKGADYANCVENIDIGGPAMIRAAAKNHDFVTVVTDPEDYEAVLDELATHDGAVTLTLRRTLAQRAYARTASYDAAISSWLAGQLGETFPPRTTLSGTLSQTLRYGENPHQQAAFYVTGEQRPGVATAIQLQGKELSYNNLNDTDAAFELVAEFERPAVAIIKHANPCGVAEGANLLDAYKQALLCDPVSAFGGIIAVNRPLDAATAEEIAKLFAEVVIAPDADDAARALLATKKNLRVLLTKDVPNPAEPGMMVKQLSGGFLLQNRDNGRITLDDLKVVTKRAPTEQELADLLFAFRVAKHVKSNAIVYAKNGATVGVGAGQMSRVDSARIAAIKSAEAAKAAGLSEPLTKGSVVASDAFFPFADGLLAAAEAGVTAVIQPGGSIRDNDVIAAADEKGLAMVLTGMRHFRH; encoded by the coding sequence ATGAGCCCGCCGAACGTCGCCCACTCGCCCGCCCCCGATCTCGTCCGCATCACGCGCGCGCTGATCTCCGTGTCCGACAAGACGGGCCTCGTCGCGCTCGGTCAGGCGCTGGCGGCCAAGGGCGTGGAGATCCTGTCCACCGGCGGCTCCGCCCAGCGGCTGGCCGAGGCCGGCATCCCGGTGAAGGAGGTCTCCGACCACACCGGCTTCCCGGAGATCATGGACGGGCGCGTCAAAACGCTGCACCCGCGCGTGCACGGCGGCATCCTGGCCCGCCGCGACATCCACGCCGAGGCGATGACCACCCACGACATCCCGCCGATCGACCTCGTGGTGGTGAACCTCTACCCGTTCGAGGCGACGGTGTCGAAGGGCGCCGACTACGCCAACTGCGTGGAGAACATCGACATCGGCGGCCCGGCGATGATCCGCGCCGCGGCCAAGAACCATGACTTCGTCACCGTCGTCACCGACCCTGAGGATTACGAGGCGGTGCTGGACGAGCTGGCGACCCATGACGGCGCGGTCACGCTGACGCTCCGCCGCACGCTGGCCCAGCGCGCCTACGCCCGCACGGCGTCCTACGACGCGGCCATCTCCTCCTGGCTGGCCGGCCAGCTCGGCGAGACCTTCCCGCCGCGCACCACCCTGTCGGGCACGCTCAGCCAGACCCTGCGCTACGGCGAGAACCCGCACCAGCAGGCGGCCTTCTACGTCACCGGCGAGCAGCGTCCGGGTGTGGCGACGGCCATCCAGCTCCAGGGCAAGGAGCTGTCCTACAACAACCTGAACGACACCGACGCCGCCTTCGAGCTGGTCGCCGAGTTCGAGCGTCCGGCCGTCGCCATCATCAAGCACGCCAACCCCTGCGGCGTGGCCGAGGGGGCGAACCTGCTCGACGCCTACAAGCAGGCCCTGCTGTGCGATCCGGTCAGCGCCTTCGGCGGCATCATCGCCGTCAACCGTCCACTGGACGCCGCCACGGCCGAGGAGATCGCCAAGCTGTTCGCCGAGGTGGTGATCGCCCCGGACGCCGACGACGCGGCCCGCGCCCTGCTCGCCACCAAGAAGAACCTGCGCGTCCTGCTGACCAAGGACGTGCCGAACCCGGCCGAGCCGGGGATGATGGTGAAGCAGCTGTCCGGCGGCTTCCTGCTGCAGAACCGCGACAACGGCCGCATCACGCTCGACGATCTGAAGGTGGTGACCAAGCGCGCCCCGACGGAGCAGGAGCTGGCCGACCTGCTCTTCGCTTTCCGCGTTGCCAAGCATGTGAAGTCGAACGCCATCGTCTACGCCAAGAACGGCGCCACGGTGGGCGTCGGCGCCGGCCAGATGAGCCGCGTCGACTCGGCGCGCATCGCCGCCATCAAGTCGGCGGAGGCCGCCAAGGCCGCCGGCCTGTCGGAGCCGCTGACCAAGGGGTCGGTGGTCGCCTCGGACGCCTTCTTCCCCTTCGCGGACGGCCTGCTGGCCGCGGCGGAGGCCGGCGTGACGGCGGTGATCCAGCCCGGCGGCTCGATCCGCGACAACGACGTCATCGCCGCCGCCGACGAGAAGGGTCTGGCGATGGTGCTGACGGGGATGCGCCACTTCCGGCACTGA